From Xiphophorus maculatus strain JP 163 A chromosome 12, X_maculatus-5.0-male, whole genome shotgun sequence, the proteins below share one genomic window:
- the LOC102225406 gene encoding nuclear factor 7, brain-like has translation MAEKIALVESFLSCHICSETFRDPVSLSCNHSFCSNCLQEFWGKTGNKNCPICKRRSSKKDPSINFFLKELADSFAWKENGASTERGKEKKKEKEVVCEKHSEVPYWFCEDEQRAVCPVCEFSLHQSHKVVPIEQAVSELKEQLKSDLKSLQDKRNKHKQVEKTYDDVIQHSKKQLLSTERQIRAEFNKLHQFLREEEESRLAALREEEEQKRKTISRKMKRIEEQISSLSDSISAVEEELQKDNMSFLRSYEATQSRARGQRSLPDPQLVSGALIDVAKHLGNLSFRVWEKMKDEVHFSPVVLDPNTANGWIHLSEDLTRLRHGDTWLQLPDNPERNIYIEVFGSEGFSSGKHSWDVEVGDHPDWYLGLVKESVDIKGERDVTPQFGIWCLCFEDGKYTDGDSKSISVKKSLQRIRVQLDYDSGFVSFYDSEDMTHIYTYRDTFTEKLFPYFSVGEAAGAKPTKIKIM, from the coding sequence ATGGCAGAGAAAATCGCTCTTGTTGAAAGTTTCCTGAGCTGCCATATTTGCTCAGAGACTTTCAGAGATCCTGTGTCTCTGAGCTGCAACCACAGCTTCTGTTCAAACTGCTTGCAGGAATTCTGGGGGAAAACTGGAAACAAGAACTGTCCCATCTGTAAAAGAAGATCGTCAAAGAAGGATCCGTCCATCAACTTCTTCCTTAAAGAACTCGCTGATTCGTTTGCTTGGAAGGAGAATGGAGCTTCAACTGAGAGgggaaaagagaagaagaaagagaaggaggTGGTGTGTGAGAAACACTCCGAGGTTCCTTACTGGTTCTGTGAAGACGAGCAGAGAgctgtgtgtcctgtctgtgaGTTTTCTCTCCACCAGAGTCACAAAGTGGTTCCTATAGAACAAGCAGTCAGTGAGCTGAAGGAGCAGCTGAAATCTGACTTAAAGTCTCTGCAGGACAAGaggaacaaacacaaacaagtgGAGAAAACATACGATGATGTGATTCAACACTCCAAGAAGCAGCTGCTGTCCACAGAGAGACAGATCAGAGCAGAGTTCAACAAGCTCCACCAGTtcctgagagaggaagaggagtccAGACTGGCAGCtctgagggaggaagaggagcagaagaggaAGACTATCAGCAGAAAGATGAAGAGGATTGAGGAGCAGATCTCCTCTCTGTCAGACAGCATCTCTGCTGTTGAAGAAGAGCTGCAGAAAGACAACATGTCGTTCCTCAGAAGTTATGAAGCCACTCAGAGCAgagccagaggtcagaggtcactgcCAGATCCACAGCTGGTCTCAGGAGCTCTGATAGATGTGGCCAAACACCTGGGCAACCTGTCCTTCAGAGTCTGGGAGAAGATGAAGGACGAGGTCCACTTCAGTCCCGTCGTTCTGGACCCAAACACTGCTAATGGATGGATCCATCTGTCTGAGGATCTGACCAGGTTGAGACATGGAGACACATGGCTGCAGCTTCCTGATAATCCAGAGAGAAACATTTATATTGAAGTGTTTGGTTCTGAGGGCTTCAGTTCAGGGAAACACAGCTGGGATGTGGAGGTGGGAGATCATCCTGACTGGTATTTGGGTCTGGTCAAAGAATCTGTTGACATTAAGGGAGAGAGAGATGTTACACCACAATTTGGAATCTGGTGTTTATGTTTTGAAGATGGAAAATACACTGATGGTGATAGTAAGTCCATATCCGTGAAGAAGAGTCTCCAGAGGATCAGAGTCCAACTGGATTACGACAGCGGCTTTGTGTCCTTCTACGACTCTGAAGACATGACCCACATCTACACTTACAGAGACACTTTCACTGAGAAACTCTTCCCATATTTCAGTGttggagaagctgctggagcaAAACCGACAAAGATCAAAATTAtgtga
- the LOC102236412 gene encoding retinol dehydrogenase 14-like has translation MYLLYTVVASLSVFLLLKWMKRRRYFTELKRLDGKTVLITGGNSGIGKETAVALATRGARVIIACRDPEKAEEAVREIKLQSRSFNVFHMELDLASLRSVRDFCKKFLQKEKSLHILVNNAGMPGILDWTDDGFSMCFGVNHLGHFLLTNLLLPRLKECAPSRVITLTCSSYKYQNLDFQDLNYNLLPFFTYCRSKLANIYFSQELARITEGKGVTSCAVHPGFVQSGWTCHFSFLFRMFMQVIMWMFSVPCEIGAQTVIYCAVSDEAAKHSGGYFVDCQPATLRPFARDAGVAKKLWEASERLVKLA, from the exons ATGTATCTCCTCTATACAGTTGTTGCCtctttaagtgtatttttacttttaaaatggaTGAAAAGGAGGAGATATTTCACGGAGCTGAAAAGACTTGATGGTAAAACGGTTCTCATTACAG GAGGTAACTCTGGTATTGGCAAGGAGACAGCTGTTGCCCTGGCAACGAGAGGCGCCCGTGTCATCATTGCTTGCAGAGACCCTGAAAAGGCTGAGGAGGCCGTGAGAGAGATCAAACTTCAGAGTCGATCTTTTAATGTCTTCCACATGGAGCTGGATCTGGCCAGTCTGCGCTCCGTAAGAGACTTTTGTAAGAAGTTTCTGCAGAAGGAGAAGAGTCTGCACATCCTGGTAAATAACGCAG GCATGCCCGGCATCCTTGACTGGACAGACGACGGCTTCAGCATGTGCTTTGGAGTCAACCACCTGGGCCACTTCCTCTTAACCAACCTGCTTCTACCGCGGCTGAAGGAGTGCGCCCCCAGCCGGGTCATAACTCTCACTTGCTCCAGCTACAAATACCAGAACCTGGACTTCCAGGACCTCAACTACAACCTGCTGCCCTTCTTCACCTACTGCCGCAGCAAGCTGGCCAACATTTACTTCAGTCAGGAACTGGCCCGCATCACCGAGGGAAAAGGAGTCACTTCCTGTGCCGTGCACCCTG GTTTTGTCCAGAGTGGCTGGACGTGCCACTTCTCCTTCCTGTTCCGGATGTTCATGCAGGTGATCATGTGGATGTTTTCCGTGCCGTGTGAGATCGGAGCTCAGACCGTCATCTATTGCGCCGTGTCGGACGAAGCTGCCAAGCACAGCGGGGGTTACTTCGTCGACTGCCAGCCTGCCACTCTGCGTCCGTTTGCAAGAGACGCAGGTGTGGCAAAAAAACTGTGGGAGGCCAGTGAGAGGCTGGTGAAACTGGCATAA
- the LOC102219823 gene encoding sushi domain-containing protein 2-like gives MNVYSVFPTQSMDSHMRELLSFWIILTFFSSKTSGLACSSTLTNCCSDVNQSCFQVLPYSSSMLGGRALRILGLTLPPDGRLLCRFKGEIEQQGIIDEEGHPYCIAPLLYETGWISFDVSTDGTDFNRSGEYLSVHPSKADPTFEVTLVNSTLWQNYGTPNMAGQLRMTWNSSLIKSERVNVELWGYREVSRSPAGSSSLQAEISYLYSLGRNISNTGDFSFIPQPRERFSTWELGNIRITASPKSEGERNVQSLWSGGHVLAWHLEQSFRDDSSAWAQRKCLQWDDLERKLPDFLDELIDCPCSLAQARADTGRFHTDYSCNIEMGSVCTYHPGSVHCVRAVQASSSHGSGQQCCYDNTGALVLTGDSVGGSTPDRAHVWGSPPYGEPPRVPGFSHWLYDVTSFCYCCLWSDLCHIYLNHRPSTGCRRYQPPKAGVFGNLHFITFDGLSYTFSGRGEYYLLLSTDKNLSVQARTEQLKLKNGTLVRATQLSSVAMKENSSDVIEVRTAGDHLQVLRNQKILSFTEQRWMNLQGVFVFVPSPQNVTVIFSSGAAVELRLYDATMTATVLLLVEFSNLTLGLLGRMNSDPSDDLMTRSGEVISSNATLEEIFTFGAGWNISNMSSLFTYDSHYLLDSYFFPLSHDPAFVPAFSLPLKPDDPLAADMLSMCLGEGAQFCIHDTLISRSLAVGNATLRAHQHHQALMEALKPVVSCGWLPTPRNGKKNGTHYLQGKTLGFTCNEGYILYRSTERTCLKEGTWTGEQPYCFTDDKVGFFLGAFGSFSALVTMVITIKLHNRKQTRERKREPLEMVTQTQT, from the exons ATGAATGTTTACTCAGTGTTCCCAACCCAAAGCATGGATTCACACATGAGAGAGCTCCTTTCTTTCTGGataattctgactttcttcTCATCTAAAACATCAG GTCTAGCTTGCAGCAGTACTTTGACAAACTGCTGTTCAGATGTCAACCAGTCCTGCTTCCAGGTCTTGCCTTACTCCAGCTCCATGCTGGGAGGAAGAGCACTTAGGATCCTCGGTTTGACTCTTCCTCCTGACGGTCGCCTTCTCTGCAG GTTCAAAGGTGAAATTGAACAGCAGGGGATTATTGATGAAGAAGGTCATCCGTACTGCATAGCTCCTCTGTTGTATGAAACGGGCTGGATATCGTTTGATGTTTCGACAGATGGTACAGATTTCAACAGATCTGGAGAGTATCTgtcag TCCATCCCAGTAAAGCAGATCCCACATTTGAAGTCACCCTTGTGAATTCAACACTGTGGCAGAACTATGGCACTCCGAACATGGCCGGACAGCTGAGGATGACCTGGAACAGCTCTTTAATCAAATCCGAGAGAGTCAATGTAGAGCTGTGGGGTTACAGAGAGGTCAGCAGGAGCCCTGCAGGGTCGTCCTCTCTGCAGGCAGAGATTAGTTACCTGTACTCTCTCGGCAGGAATATTTCCAACACAGGTGACTTCAGCTTCATTCCTCAACCCAGAGAAAGGTTTTCCACTTGGGAATTGGGGAATATTCGAATAACTGCCAGTCCTAAATCAGAGGGAGAAAG GAACGTACAGTCCCTGTGGAGTGGAGGTCATGTTCTGGCCTGGCACCTGGAACAGTCCTTCAGAGACGATTCGTCAGCCTGGGCACAGAGGAAGTGTCTGCAATGGGACGACCTGGAGAGGAAGCTGCCTGACTTCCTGGACGAGCTCATCGACTGTCCCTGTTCACTGGCTCAGGCCCGCGCAGACACAGGAAGGTTTCAT actGATTACAGCTGTAACATTGAGATGGGCAGTGTGTGTACGTACCACCCTGGGAGTGTCCACTGTGTCAGAGCCGTTCAGGCCAG TTCAAGTCATGGATCAGGGCAGCAGTGTTGCTATGACAACACAGGTGCTCTGGTCCTGACAGGGGACTCGGTTGGTGGCAGCACCCCGGACCGTGCTCACGTCTGGGGCTCGCCGCCATACGGGGAGCCCCCTCGGGTTCCTGGGTTCTCCCACTGGCTTTACGACGTGACGAGCTTCTGCTACTGCTGCCTGTGGAGCGACCTCTGCCACATCTACCTAAACCACCGGCCTTCCACTGGATGTCGCAGATACCAGCCACCCAAAGCAG GTGTTTTCGGGAATCTGCATTTTATAACGTTTGACGGCCTCAGCTACACCTTCAGCGGCAGAGGAGAATATTACCTGTTGCTGTCAACAGACAAAAACCTGAGTGTTCAGGCCAgaacagaacagctgaaacTTAAGAATG GGACTTTAGTCAGAGCTACCCAGCTGTCATCAGTGGCCATGAAGGAGAACTCCTCTGATGTCATTGAGGTACGAACTGCTGGCGACCATCTTCAGGTGCTGAGGAACCAGAAGATTCTGTCTTTTACTGAGCAAAGATGGATGAATTTGCAAG gtgtttttgtatttgttcccAGTCCTCAGAATGTGACAGTAATCTTTTCCTCTGGTGCTGCTGTGGAGCTCCGTCTGTATGATGCCACCATGACGGCTACCGTCCTGCTTCTAGTGGAATTTTCCAACCTCACCCTGGGTCTCCTTGGTCGGATGAACTCTGATCCGTCCGATGACTTAATGACCCGGTCAGGAGAGGTCATATCATCTAACGCCACACTGGAGGAAATCTTTACCTTTGGAGCTGGAT GGAACATATCAAACATGTCTTCCCTTTTCACCTATGACTCCCACTACCTTTtggattcatatttttttccattaagccACGACCCTGCTTTTGTTCCGGCCTTTTCTCTGCCTCTGAAACCTGATGACCCCTTGGCAGCAGACATGTTGTCGATGTGTTTGGGAGAAGGGGCGCAGTTCTGTATACATGATACCCTTATCTCTCGGAGCCTGGCGGTGGGAAACGCCACACTCAGGGCCCATCAACATCATCAGGCCTTAATGGAAGCCCTGAAGCCAG TGGTATCATGTGGCTGGCTTCCCACACCCAGGAATGGGAAGAAGAATGGAACACATTACCTGCAGGGGAAAACCCTGGGCTTCACCTGCAATGAAGGCTACATACTGTACAGGTCAACAGAGCGCACCTGTCTGAAGGAGGGGACATGGACAGGGGAGCAGCCCTACTGTTTTACAG